Part of the Paenibacillus kyungheensis genome, CAACACGGGGCCACTTTCCCCGAATGCTAATGATAATAAATAGAAAGGCAGAATATACAAAATACGTGGTGCATTAAATAAAGTAGACGTCGACCAGCGCTCATTCCATACCCCTGCAATTTCTTCTAGATAGCGATGAGAAGTTGCTCCAAAAGCGATATCGCTAAAAACAATTTGTCCGGGGCTATAAATAGGGAGTAAAAACAACAGGATGGCTGCCAGCATAATCATGACAGCTACCAGATCATAGCGATACATTTCGATCCATTTTTTCATACGACAGCCTCCTTTCTACTCTTATGTCTTATCTACTTGTTGAATACTGTAGCTAGAGATCACTTAATATAATCACTTCAGGCTACATCGTAATTAACGTCGTAATTGAATAATCGCTTGTAATCCGCGATCAGTATTACGTAATTTGAGCCGTCCACCAATCGTTTTGAGAAAAGCATCCATATGATACAGACTGATCGTATCTGCATTGTTATTTTGAGAATAATCTGACTGAAAATAATTCCAGCGCATCTTATCATCAATACCTCCACCTGTATCTTCTATCGTAATTACAATCTCTTCTTCTTCCATACATGAACTGATTTTAAGTGTTTTGTTCGCTCGCTTGGATCTGGGTGCAAATGCACCTTGTTCATTCATATCTGCTGGTGCTTCATAATGATGTGCCATCGCTGTTACTGCATTTTCGACCAATCCTTGAATCGTGCGATACAACATAGCAGATTGAGCAGCGATCGGAGATACAGGCTCCTGCTTCACGATCACTTCAATCCCTTTCATATCCAGCGCACGATTCGCCCATTTCAACGACTCTGTAATCACTTCATTCATATCGGCAAAATGAATACCTGCTGCACCATGCATCTTCTGCTCTAATTCTTCACGCAATTCTTGTACAGATAGAGCCAGTTCAGCAATATAAGATTCCTGCTTCAATCGTCCTTGTGTGAAATTCTGGTTCAGCTCGCGGAAAAATTCAAGTTCAGCGCGTGATGCAGAATCTCCTCGACTGGCAGAAGCTTCTAAATTGTCTGCTAAATTATTATAAAAACCAAGCAACTTCAGATCATCTCCACCTGTTAAGCGTGTTGTTCGATTCTGTAGTTGTTGTAACTGTTCTTCCATCGACTGCAACATCGGTAAATAGTACGTATCTTGTTGCTGTTTTAAATCTTCTTCACGACGTTGATCCCGTACTTGAGTATTGATGGTATTGTCTTTGATCACCCGTCTACGATAAAACACCATTACAATAGCCGCTATAAACAAAATCGGTATATAGATTAACAACATCCGATTTCGGAACTGATTCACATTTTTGACAGTATCGTTATCCATTTCATGAACAGCGATATACAGCGCATGATTATCATCAATACGACTGAATCCAATGCCGTATTTCAGATGATTGTCTTCGACTATTCCTGTGTTACCGTCTAGTAATTTCTTAGTAACTGTTGTAATATCGACTCTACCGATATCTGTTGATGTCCGTGATCCTACTACTTTGAATTCTTCATTATAGATTAATGTCTCATAATGGGTAGGATCAGCTATAATGCGTTGGGTTAACATAGCGGTATCAATCGTACGCACTGCAAATCCATTTTGGCTTGTGCCTTTGATCCGACAGATCATATATTGTACAGGTTGATTATTTTCTGTCGTAAATCCTGTAATCCCACAGCCATTTTGCAACGTTTGGATCTGTTTGACAGCGGCTTGCATTACCGGGTTATCATGTCCACCGATCAGTTCATATTGATTGTTCAGCACATAGAA contains:
- a CDS encoding sensor histidine kinase, with translation MKGWAFIRPIWQRLILYAVVMGISAVLLFAIQWFAVREYQTQITEISETRLQDIVQATSTNINSQYQTWQVELNELAATIGKNILDNAKRSYTNGITRNPGEFYVLNNQYELIGGHDNPVMQAAVKQIQTLQNGCGITGFTTENNQPVQYMICRIKGTSQNGFAVRTIDTAMLTQRIIADPTHYETLIYNEEFKVVGSRTSTDIGRVDITTVTKKLLDGNTGIVEDNHLKYGIGFSRIDDNHALYIAVHEMDNDTVKNVNQFRNRMLLIYIPILFIAAIVMVFYRRRVIKDNTINTQVRDQRREEDLKQQQDTYYLPMLQSMEEQLQQLQNRTTRLTGGDDLKLLGFYNNLADNLEASASRGDSASRAELEFFRELNQNFTQGRLKQESYIAELALSVQELREELEQKMHGAAGIHFADMNEVITESLKWANRALDMKGIEVIVKQEPVSPIAAQSAMLYRTIQGLVENAVTAMAHHYEAPADMNEQGAFAPRSKRANKTLKISSCMEEEEIVITIEDTGGGIDDKMRWNYFQSDYSQNNNADTISLYHMDAFLKTIGGRLKLRNTDRGLQAIIQLRR